A region from the Pelobates fuscus isolate aPelFus1 chromosome 3, aPelFus1.pri, whole genome shotgun sequence genome encodes:
- the LOC134601608 gene encoding ubiquitin carboxyl-terminal hydrolase 38-like produces MNSVLQSLFMAKDFRSRVLSLNLKGCNSLMKKLQKLFNILAYSKREAYTPLTFFIASRPPWFSSFSQEDSSEYLRFLLNSLHEEERIQFLSSETAANALVTEVPPQQSSQSTSWGKDEKTIIQHMFEGKLQTNICCQTCKNISQKTEAFTDLSLGFPPSLIDTGKKEHQKTVSVNDMFSHFLAPEILDGDNCYQCGNCASLQKAEKTMQIMEEPEYLILNLLRFSYDPEHQVKRKIFNPVSIPQILRLPVERSTSLDTDLSGAGENKANEQASVGIEDRRSTQRRVPYALNSVVVHSGATPESGHYYCYARDISLRSVKPVKSSSNMSLVQAAGGEMPTSGSESSQKPKQWLFLNDSRVTFTSQRHVLNTSLRSPEDSVYILFYKKLS; encoded by the exons ATGAACAGCGTTTTACAATCGTTGTTCATGGCGAAAGA CTTTAGGAGCCGCGTGTTATCCCTCAATTTGAAAGGCTGCAATTCACTGATGAAGAAATTGCAAAAACTTTTCAACATCTTGGCTTATTCTAAG CGAGAAGCATATACTCCATTGACATTTTTCATTGCGTCTCGTCCACCGTGGTTCAGTTCTTTCTCCCAGGAAGATAGTTCTGAATATCTTCGATTCCTTTTAAACAG CTTGCATGAGGAAGAGAGAATACAGTTTTTGTCTTCAGAGACTGCCGCCAATGCTCTGGTTACAGAAGTTCCTCCTCAACAGTCTTCACAAAGCACAAGCTGGGGGAAAGATGAAAAAACTATAATACAACACATGTTTGAGGGAAAGCTGCAAACTAATATCTGCTGCCAAACATGTAAAAACATTTCCCAGAAGACGGAGGCTTTTACAGACCTTTCACTGGGATTCCCACCATCATTAATTGATACTGGCAAAAAAGAACACCAGAAAACCGTTTCTGTCAACGACATGTTCAGCCATTTCCTCGCACCAGAAATTCTCGATGGAGACAACTGCTATCAGTGTGGAAACTGTGCTTCCCTCCAGAAAGCAGAGAAGACCATGCAAATTATGGAGGAGCCAGAATACCTCATTCTAAACCTACTGAGGTTTTCTTATGATCCAGAGCACCAGGTGAAGCGGAAGATATTCAATCCAGTATCTATTCCACAAATACTGAGGCTGCCCGTGGAAAGATCTACCTCTCTGGACACTGATCTTTCTGGTGCTGGTGAAAATAAAGCTAATGAGCAGGCATCAGTTGGCATAGAAGATCGGCGCTCTACCCAACGACGAGTGCCTTATGCTTTAAATTCTGTCGTGGTGCATTCGGGAGCAACTCCTGAAAGTGGCCATTATTACTGCTATGCAAGGGACATCAGTTTAAGGTCTGTAAAACCTGTGAAGAGCTCCTCCAACATGTCCTTAGTTCAGGCAGCTGGAGGAGAAATGCCCACCTCTGGTAGTGAGTCCTCACAGAAGCCCAAACAATGGCTTTTCTTAAATGACAGCAGGGTTACCTTTACATCTCAGCGCCATGTGTTAAATACCAGCCTGCGGTCTCCAGAAGactctgtatatatattattttataaaaagctGAGCTGA